CCCGGATACACCTTCAACAGCCCCGGCTTGCTGGCGATGGCGAATTCCGGCGATGATACGAATAATTCGCAATTCTTCATCACCGACACCGACTTGACCTTGGCCCAACAGCCGCAACACCTCAACTTCAACCACACCATTTTCGGGCAGTTGGTCGAAGGGCAGGAATTGTTTACCAAGTTGATCAGCACACCGGTGAATTCTGCAGGGCGTCCCACCACCAATGTGTTGATTAACTCCGCCACGATTGTTGAAGACAACACCAAAGCGGTGCTCCGCGTGCGGCCCAATGCGGGCTTCACCGGCAACACGACCATCACTGTGACCGCCAACGATGGCAGCGGCGTCTCGAATCCCGAGACGTTCAGCGTCAATGTCGTGTCGCAATCCCAAAATTCGCGGGCCTATCTGCAGCCGGTCAGCAATCAAACCGCCCCAGTCGGAACCGGCGTCACCTTCCAACTGCGTGGCGTGGATGTGGATGGCGACACGCTGACCTATGCGGTGCGCGATGCGGCCAATCCCAATAATCAACCGCAGAATGTCACCGTCACCATCGATCAAGCCACCGGGCTGGTCACGGTCGTTCCGAATGCCGGATTCAGCGGCACGGTCAATCTGTTGGTCGGCGTCTGGGATTCGCAATCCCGCGAACTGAGCCCCACCGGGTTGGCGGAATATGACACCGATGAAATGACGCTGACCTTCTCCGGCGTCTTGGATTTGGACGCGGATAGCGACACGGGTACGCTCAACAACGACAATGTCACCGATGACGCCACGCCGACCTTCACGATTCGCACCACACCGGGTAGCACGGTGCGCATCTCCGTCGCGGGGCGGCCCAACAGCGTCGTCACCGCCACGGAATCCAGCCCCGGATTGTTCGTCGCCTCGCTGGCCGCGGGCAATCTCCGAGTGGGGGCCAATTCGATCGTTGCCGAATCGATTCCCCCGCAAGGCTTGGCCTTCGGGCAAATCGGCGAACTGAGCATCACCTACGCCCCGGCCATCAACCGCATCTACACCGTGCCCGGTGAACTCGGCGTCAGCAGCAGCTTGACCTTCGATTTCAACTACCGCGAATCGGGATTCCGCAACGAAGTTGGCATCGTCCTGGTGGATGATGACACTGGCGCGATCAACGGTGTGGCACCGAACGACCCCAATTACATTCGCACCATGCTGCAATCCAGCAATCGGCAAGTGATCTTCACGCCGGAGCAGGATCCAGGAGCGGCCCGCACGATTTCCTTGCTGGGCGGTCAACGCTTCATCATGTATGTCGTGTCGAATGATACGGGTGCGAACGTGTTGGCATCCGCACTCACCGGCGGGGATGTCTCCAACAAAGTCTTCTTCACGCTGCTGGGGGCCAACCGCGACTCCTTTGACCATGTCGTGGCCACCGAAGATCGATTGCTCAGTCAAGTTGTCTATGCATTCGAGGATCTCCCCGATGGCGGCGATCAAGATTTTAACGACAATGTGATTATTGTCCGTTCGACCAGCACGCCGTTGACGCAAGCCCTGCAGGTGGCAGCGAATGCGACGCGGGCCGTGCAAACCAGCTTCACCCTGCAACCGGCGGTGACGGGGGCCAATCCGAACGGGACAGCCGCAGCGACTGCCGGTGGCGAAATCGGCTTCTTCCCCGTGGATGATGTCAACGGCCGCATCGGATCGCTGAATCCGGGTGATGCCGGGTATGCCCAAGCGGCGCTGAATCGGGCCCGACTCATCTTCGCGGCCACGGCCACACCCGATACCACCACGGCGACGCTGCTCACCGGTGGCACGTTCCTGGGCTTCTATTACATCCCCGGAGCAACGGCCGCTCAGGTGCTTGCGGATAACCCCACCAATAGCACTGGTGTTTCGAATCGGCTGGCGTTCTTCTCGTTCCAAGCGGCCAACCCGGATAATCTGGTCCATTTCCGCAACTTCAGCCCGGAAATGGTGTCGCTGGACGATAACGACCCGACCACGACTCGCTTCCACGTCATGGGCCAACTCAACGGCACCGCCCAAGACTTTGACGATGCCGTGTTCACGGTCAAATTCGGGTCATAATCCTGAATCGTTCAAACTCGGTGGAGTGTCTCCGATTCGCACCCGGAGACCTTCTGCTGAGTCGATTCCGGTGGGCGAAACGCAGCACGCCTTGGGGAAGTTCACAAGGCGTGTCGGTGTTTGTGGGTGAATCATCCCAGCGTGGATGCGAATCAGGCGAACTGCGATTGATTTTCGCGGCGGACAGTCTCCAGCCGTTGACGGTAGTATTTCAGTCCCGGAATGAAGAAGCAGATCGCCAGCACCAATCCGAAGAACGCAATATTCCATTCCGGACAGAATGGCATCAGAACCGCGGTCAGAAACATGCTCGCCGCCGCCAGGTAGAATTCGCCGGAGAGAATCCCCGCTTTGAAGACGAAGACCATCCCCGCCGCCACCGCAATCACCGGCGACAGCTTCAAGGCGGGCAGATCGAGCAGCACTTCGATGACGAACATGGCGATACTCGCGCACACCCCCGCTGCCCAGGCATGGGCAATCTGCCGCTCGACAAACAACACCGGCCCCGCGCGGCGTCGCAGTCGCCACAAAATCACCCCCCAGGTGATGAGGCCGACGCTCCACAGCACCAGAAACGCCCAGTGATTCTTCACACCGGAATTGTCGAGCATTTGTGTGAACAAGCAGAGCAAAAAGACCTGCAAGCTATGCCACATCCACAGCACACCCCAGTTTTGCAGCACGGTAGCATGATGGGTTGGCCGCAGCAGGCGCGACACCAGATGCCGAAGTCCGCTGGGCTGAGTTGAGAGCGTCTCCCCCTTGGCAAAGGCTTCCAGATCGTTGGCCAAGTCGCTGGCCGTGGGGTAACGCATCTCGCTGGGCTTTTGCAGGCACTTGAGACAAATCAGCTCTAAGTCCCGATCCACCTTGGGGTTCAGCCATCGGGGCGGTACCGGTTCCTGCTCCAACACCATCAGCAGCGTATCGACTGGCGTGGCCGCTTGAAACGGCGGACGACCCGTGAGACATTCGTACAAAATTGCGCCCAACGCATAAACATCCGCCGTCGGCCCGAGAATGCCGCGATTGCCCGCCTGTTCGGGGGGCATGTAGCCGGGGGTGCCGACAATCGCACCGGTTTGCGTGCGCCATTCATTCGGACTGCTGGATGCGTTTTCCACCCGTTTGGCCAGCCCGAAATCGGTGACATACGGGACACAGTGCGCGGTGATCGACGCCGGTTGGCTGTCACCATTGCGGGCGATTTTCTTTTCCAGGCCAAGCAAGATATTCGACGGCTTGAGATCGCGGTGGAGAATCCCTTGCTCGTGCGCATGTTGGACGGCACGGGCGATGGTGGCCACCAATGTGGCGGCTTCTCCAGGCGGAAGTGGATGCCGGGCAATGCGTTGCGCTAACGTCTCGCCTTCGATCAACTCCATGGCAAAGAAGGCGTGCCCATCGCATTCGCCCACTTCGAAGACGGTCACGATATTGGGGTGTTTCAATCGGGCGACCGATTGCGCTTCCCCCAAGAAGCGGGCCTGATCGATTGGCGAGGCGAGATCGGCATCGCGGACCATCTTCAGCGCAACGAAACGATTGAGGCTCTTTTGCCGGGCTTTGTAAACCACCCCCATGCCGCCACGTCCGAGTTCTTCCAGCAGTTGATAATCGCCGAAATCACGCGGCAAGACATTCCGCACGCCGGAATCGGTGAAGGGTTCCGTGGGGGAACTGGCGGGGGATGGCGTGAGTGGACGAACAAACGCTTGTGCGAATTGTGCCGTGGCCCAAAGTTCGCGGACTTCCTGGGCCAAATCGGGGAAATCGCGGTCGATCACCGCCAAATCCGGAATCTCGCCCCGTTGTTGGATTTGCAGAAGATCTTGCAAGATGTCGGCGAGTTGGGAGTCACGATCCCGAGTCGGGATCACAGAACCCATTGGCAGGGGGGGATTCATCGGCAAACTGCCTCCCGCAGATTGCAAAGCAATCAATCAGCCGGGAACCAGCAGCGCTCGCAGTTTGCGAATGGCTCGCAGATAACGCATGGACGCTGCGGCTTCCGTGAGACTTAAGATCGTTGCAACTTCCTGGTTGGAAAGCTGCTCGTGATGCCGCATCTGAATAATGTCTCGATCCGAATCTTCCAAGCGGAGAATCGCCAGATCCAACCGACGCTGCAACTCTTGCTGGATCACCGCGGATGCGGGCGTCTGCTCCGGATCAATCAACTGGGCGACCAACTGCAGCGAGGATTCATCGGCCCACGCCGGACGCTGAATCGGTTGCTCGCGGTCGATGCTCCGCCGTTGGGCTTGGCGATGCTGGCGGTGCGTGTCGATAATGCGGTCTTGGGCGAGATGCCGTAACCATAGGTGGAACGGCATGTTCGGTGAACGCAGATAGTCGGTTAATCGTTGATTCGCTTCCAGGAGTACGTCTTGGACGATGTCACTGGCATCGACTCGCCGCGCCAGGGCCGGATCTAACCGCAGATCGATCACGCGGCGCAACGGCTCCCGATATTCGGCCAATAACCGAGCCACCGCCGCGGGATCACCTTGGCGGGCCTGTTCGAGCAATGCTTGGGTTTGTTCCGGTGTTGGCCACATGTGGGTATTATAAGGGCGCACGAATGCCTTGGTGAAGAAAAATTCTCCTACCAACGCGATTCTCGGACCGGATGATCAGAACCCGCTCGCTTTGCGGATTTGATTCTGAGCGTCTTGCAATAGTTGACGCAATTCGGAGAGTTCGCGTCCCTGCCCAGAACGCGAGTTCGCCGGGATTGCCGATTCGATTGGTGCAACCGATTGCAAAATCTGATCGCGGACTTCGATGAATTTTCGCTCATCCTGCGATCCGCGAGTAATCCGCCCACGTGCCCGTTGGACATTCGGGGTAACGCCATCGAGCAGCAGTTTGTCCAGATGCTTCCCCAGTTCGATGACGCGGGGAAGATCATTTGCTTCGGAAGCGATACGAATCTCATCCGTCAGTTTGGCGACAATCGGCTGACACGAGCCGAGTTTGGCCAACGGATCAGTCGATTTCGCAAGCTCCAAGCTCCGTCCCACCAATTCGCGGAGCAGTTCCCGATTCCGTTGCAGCAATCGATTCTGATCCAGCACGCTCAATTGCGGCGGCGACTGGGCACCGACCACCGCACAAATCAACGCTAAACCACTGATTGTCAGGAGGTTCCGAATCATCACACATCCTCCCGAACCATGGCTCGCAATGCCTTGTCCGCCGTGCTGGCAGCGCGGGCAATCGCGCGAAGCGGTTCCACCGAAGAGGGCTTCACCTGCCCGGCCAGTTGCTCCGCGACCTTGGAGGATTCCGACAATTGGGTAGCGACCCGCCGAATCAGATGGCGATCCGGTTCGGGCAGTTCGCGGGCCTGGGTCAGCACGCCGTCGAGCAGGACTTTTTCGTACATCTCGGCAATCGCCGCAATGTCTGCCGCTTCCGCCACTTGCGCCAATTGTCGGCCTTCGCCCCAGAGCAGTTCTGACAATTGGACCAGTTGGTCAAACCGACGTTGCGGAGTTTCGGCAGCCGCCAGTGCGACATTTCGCTCGAAGATTCGTGCCAGGAAGAGATCCGGAGACGCAATCGTTCGATTGGCAGTCGTGGTGGGCCGCTGTTGAATCAGGAACACCGTCGCGCCGACGGCGACAATCAGACTCGCCGCCAGTCCGCCCATCAGCACCGCACGTTCTTTGCGATGATTGGTTCGCGGCTGATGCCGAGATGCCGACGAAATGGGCGACATCGGCGGAAGTTCGCTGGGCATATCCACTTGCGCGACGGCCCGCTTGGATTTCTTCGCCGGGGATGCCTGGGGCGATTTCGGAAGCGGTGCGGGCGGAATCGTCGCGGGGTGTATCGTCGCTGGGGCCGGTGATTTTGTCTCAACCGGAATTGGCAGCGTGACTTGCGGCTCGAATGTGACCGCTGCGGGGCTCGCGGATGGAGCGGCCTCAGCCGTCATCGCCTCCGCTTCAAACTGCGCGATCAGTCGGGCCTTGGCACCGGACGGGCCACGCGGGACCGGAAGTTCTGGAATGGCGGCATCGAGCTTGAGCAGTCCTTGCCAAAACGCTCGGCAGCTTGAACAGTGATCCAGATGAACACGCAATGACTCGGACGGCTCGCGGGGATGCGAGGTCATCAGCAAGCGATTGCGAACGCTGGTACATTTCATGAGCGTGCGACCGTTCCCGTTCAATCCGACGTTGGTGATGCGCCGGGGAGTGACTCAATCGATGGAACCAATTCCGGGGAAAGCACTTGCATCAATTTTTGCCGTGCTTTGAACACCCGCCATCGAGCGGTTTCTTCCGTGATCGACAAAATCGTGGCAATCTCTTTGAACGACAATTCCTCTTCGATACGAAGAAGTAATGCCGCTCGAAAGTCCGTCGGAAGTTTGTGAATGGCTTCGACCAGCTTGGTAACGCCTTCGCGGGAGAGCAGTTCTCCCAACGGGCCATCTCCGGGCTGGGTCAATTCCATGGGAAGCGTGAATTGCTTCCGCTTCTGTTCCCGACGGTGATTGACAAAATTATTCTGACCAATTCGGAAGAGCCACGCGCGAAAGTGGCTGCCAGGTCGGAACGATTCCAAGGCTGCGAATGCCTTGAGGAAGGTTTCCTGGGTTAAATCTTCGGCGGTTGTTGGATCGTGCGAGAGATAGCAGAGCCAGCGATACAGTGGCTCCCAATACCGATCCACCAACGCCGCGAATGCCCGGCGATCGCCCGCTTGAGCGTCCCGAATCAAACCGGTTTCCTCAATGAGGAGTTGCTCTTGCGGGGATGGCACACGCATACTCGGATTCAACGCACAGGATTTGGAGCGGTCAACACACCCACTCGCATTCACGATACCCGCAACGCGAGTGGATTGTCCAGCACTCACCATCCACTTCCAGCAGAAACCGTCCGACACCTCACCAAACGAGGTTCGAACCCGATTGTTGGTGCCGGGTTGGGAAATCATCCGAATTTTTTGGAATCGCCCGGCGAGTCTGTCGATTCCGGTGAGTCTTCGATTCGGGCAAATCGGGGGACGCGAACGCCCTGATGCTCGACCGATTCCAGAAACATGGCTCGTGGCCGAACCCAAAGCCCGCCTTCACCATACAGTGCGCGATACACCACCAGCCATTCTTGGGTTTCGCTATGTCGCGCGTGATCGACCACCTCATACAGCCCGCCTTTGAAGTGGCGATAGCGTCCGGGTCGCGGTTCTGCATCAATCATGAGAAATACACCTTTCCCGGGAATGAAGATCCGTACAATAGCGTCAATCTGTACCGGACTTTAGCCAAGGCTGACTCGATCTATGATGGACTTATCACCGTCGCCCGCACACCCCGCACTTTCGGATGTTGTCCGGTTGCACCGTCAAGGGGCGTACCAGGCGGCATTGGATGCAGTGCCGTTGGCCCGCCAAGCATTGGCGGAGGCGGGGTTGGCCGAGAGCACGGTTCAAGCCGAACTCGATCGCCTGCAAGGGGAACTGCATCGGGATCTGACCCAATTTCCGCAAGCCGAAGCGGCGCTTCTGGATGCGCTGCGCCGCGAACAACAATTGCACGGGAAATCGCACCCCGCTTACGCCACCGCCCTGCATGCCTTGGCCCGATTGTACGAGGCGATGGGGCAATATGCGACGGCGGAATCGTTGGCCAAACAAACCCTCCGCATTCGCCAAGAAACATTCGGATTGTCGCACCCGGATGTGGCCAATAGCCTGCATCTGCTGGCCGGAATTGCCCAATCTCGCGGCAATCTGACCGAAGCCGAACAATTGGCCGAACAATCAATGGCGATTCGGCAAACCACCTTGCCCATCCAGCATGCGGATCAAGGCGCTTCCCGCATGTTGCTCGCACGTTTGTACGGCGAACGCGGCCAACTCGAACTCGCGGCCTTGAACGCCTCGCAAGCCTTGGCCCATCGACAGGCTGCCTGCGGAGATTCCCACCCGGAAACGATCGCCTCGCTGGCATTTGTCGGGGCGATTGCGGCCTATCGTGGCGATGTCGAAACAGGCTCCGAATTGCTCCGACAAGCCGAAGAGTCCGCGCGGAAGTCCCAAGGGGATCACAGTTTACTGCGTGCGGATCTGTTGGGCCGAATCGCCGAACAAGCCGTCACGCGCGGCCAACTCGCCGATGCCGAAACCATGGGCCGCGAATCCTTGCGAATCCGGTTGGACTTGCTCGGACCCAAGCATGTGGCGGTGGCCCATACCCAACTGATGCTCGCTTGGGTGTTACGGCATCGCGAGCGGTTCGAGGAGTCCGAATCGTTGATCCGCGACGCTTACCAGTTGCAGCGGGAGTGGCTCGGCGAGTCGCATCCCGATTTGGCAGAAACACTTGCGGATCTCGGCAGCCTGTTGTTGCAGCAAGAACGACTCGACGAATGTGAGCCGGTCCTGCAGCGTGCGTTGTTGGGGCTTCGGGCGGCATACGGGGTATCGCATCCGCGAATCGCATCGGTATTGGTCGATCTCTCGTGGTGCCGATGTCTGATGGAACAGCCGGATCTCGGCGTCTCCGCAGCCCGTGAAGCGGTCACCATTTACGAGGAAACCCTCGGTGGCAGTCACCCCGAAACCGGACGAGCGTTGGACAATCTGGCGACCGTATTGCGACAAGCCGAACGACTCGAAGAAGCCGAAGCCTTGTTCCCGCGTTTGACCGAATTGGTCCGCGTCGTCTGGGGCGATGAGCACGATATCACCCTGGAAACGCAGGAACGGCATGCCGAGTTGCTGCTGGCATTGGATCGGGTCGAAGCGGCGGAAGCACTGTTTCGGTCTGTGCATGACAAGCTGCACGCCTCCGCCGGGCCGGATGATCCACGTTCGGTGGATAGCGTGCTGGCGCTGGCCGAATTCTATCATCGGGTGGGGCGGTATCGGGATGCCGAGCCGCTGTATCGGGATGCCCTGATTCGACTTCGGACGCCGGATCAGGAACCGACGATCGAGTATACTTCTGCGCTGCACAACCTAGCGCGATTGTATCATTCGATGGGGGATCTTTCCGCAGCCGAAGTGCGATTTCGGGAAGTGCTGGGGCTGCGGGAACGACTCGACGGCACCGATAGCGAACCGTTTGCCTCCGCGTTGGGCGACTTGGCGCAAGTGTATTTGGATGCCCGGCAGTATGCCGCATCCGAAGCATTGTTTGAGCATGCGTTGGAACTGCGCCGACAATTGCACGGGGACCGTCATCCGGAAACGGCCCGGATGCAGCATGGCTTGGGGCAAGTGCTGGTGCGGCTGGGCCGGTATCATGCGGCGGAACCGCTGCTGCGAGTCGCGGCGGGGACACTCGCCGATTCCTTGGGCACC
This DNA window, taken from Tuwongella immobilis, encodes the following:
- a CDS encoding DUF1653 domain-containing protein, which produces MIDAEPRPGRYRHFKGGLYEVVDHARHSETQEWLVVYRALYGEGGLWVRPRAMFLESVEHQGVRVPRFARIEDSPESTDSPGDSKKFG
- a CDS encoding RNA polymerase sigma factor, whose protein sequence is MRVPSPQEQLLIEETGLIRDAQAGDRRAFAALVDRYWEPLYRWLCYLSHDPTTAEDLTQETFLKAFAALESFRPGSHFRAWLFRIGQNNFVNHRREQKRKQFTLPMELTQPGDGPLGELLSREGVTKLVEAIHKLPTDFRAALLLRIEEELSFKEIATILSITEETARWRVFKARQKLMQVLSPELVPSIESLPGASPTSD
- a CDS encoding sigma-70 family RNA polymerase sigma factor, with product MWPTPEQTQALLEQARQGDPAAVARLLAEYREPLRRVIDLRLDPALARRVDASDIVQDVLLEANQRLTDYLRSPNMPFHLWLRHLAQDRIIDTHRQHRQAQRRSIDREQPIQRPAWADESSLQLVAQLIDPEQTPASAVIQQELQRRLDLAILRLEDSDRDIIQMRHHEQLSNQEVATILSLTEAAASMRYLRAIRKLRALLVPG
- a CDS encoding peptidylprolyl isomerase is translated as MTLRQLLDRLSRKWTHSMNPAPRNPRRNHGLRLENLESRETPTADIAAIGDFTSPSNRDLLVPLDLNGASASTVTYSAESSNSAVSVSILPTGRTWVLNVSGVDSTNTAFSGTLTFKLFEDVAPIATQRIISLTQSGFYNGLTFHRVLQNFVAQGGDPLGNGTGGSTQPDFRDEFNPGYTFNSPGLLAMANSGDDTNNSQFFITDTDLTLAQQPQHLNFNHTIFGQLVEGQELFTKLISTPVNSAGRPTTNVLINSATIVEDNTKAVLRVRPNAGFTGNTTITVTANDGSGVSNPETFSVNVVSQSQNSRAYLQPVSNQTAPVGTGVTFQLRGVDVDGDTLTYAVRDAANPNNQPQNVTVTIDQATGLVTVVPNAGFSGTVNLLVGVWDSQSRELSPTGLAEYDTDEMTLTFSGVLDLDADSDTGTLNNDNVTDDATPTFTIRTTPGSTVRISVAGRPNSVVTATESSPGLFVASLAAGNLRVGANSIVAESIPPQGLAFGQIGELSITYAPAINRIYTVPGELGVSSSLTFDFNYRESGFRNEVGIVLVDDDTGAINGVAPNDPNYIRTMLQSSNRQVIFTPEQDPGAARTISLLGGQRFIMYVVSNDTGANVLASALTGGDVSNKVFFTLLGANRDSFDHVVATEDRLLSQVVYAFEDLPDGGDQDFNDNVIIVRSTSTPLTQALQVAANATRAVQTSFTLQPAVTGANPNGTAAATAGGEIGFFPVDDVNGRIGSLNPGDAGYAQAALNRARLIFAATATPDTTTATLLTGGTFLGFYYIPGATAAQVLADNPTNSTGVSNRLAFFSFQAANPDNLVHFRNFSPEMVSLDDNDPTTTRFHVMGQLNGTAQDFDDAVFTVKFGS
- a CDS encoding serine/threonine-protein kinase, whose translation is MNPPLPMGSVIPTRDRDSQLADILQDLLQIQQRGEIPDLAVIDRDFPDLAQEVRELWATAQFAQAFVRPLTPSPASSPTEPFTDSGVRNVLPRDFGDYQLLEELGRGGMGVVYKARQKSLNRFVALKMVRDADLASPIDQARFLGEAQSVARLKHPNIVTVFEVGECDGHAFFAMELIEGETLAQRIARHPLPPGEAATLVATIARAVQHAHEQGILHRDLKPSNILLGLEKKIARNGDSQPASITAHCVPYVTDFGLAKRVENASSSPNEWRTQTGAIVGTPGYMPPEQAGNRGILGPTADVYALGAILYECLTGRPPFQAATPVDTLLMVLEQEPVPPRWLNPKVDRDLELICLKCLQKPSEMRYPTASDLANDLEAFAKGETLSTQPSGLRHLVSRLLRPTHHATVLQNWGVLWMWHSLQVFLLCLFTQMLDNSGVKNHWAFLVLWSVGLITWGVILWRLRRRAGPVLFVERQIAHAWAAGVCASIAMFVIEVLLDLPALKLSPVIAVAAGMVFVFKAGILSGEFYLAAASMFLTAVLMPFCPEWNIAFFGLVLAICFFIPGLKYYRQRLETVRRENQSQFA